The Hemiscyllium ocellatum isolate sHemOce1 chromosome 7, sHemOce1.pat.X.cur, whole genome shotgun sequence genome window below encodes:
- the lrrc3 gene encoding leucine-rich repeat-containing protein 3 codes for MSEGSLTWLRFKVEQSMALGSLLLVFSLLQAVTSTCPRSCQCFDKNGKFVRCTGKNLKEIPKDLPADTVTLHLNSNRITKIPSNAFKDLYLLKELDLSKNAIESIDIEAFKGIPEGLKMLDLSSNRIQSVPKEAFSKIKAKIRLSDNPWHCECSLQQIIEELTLDPETVNDFICHSSVQEEYAGQPLIQILDSGINFCNIHQKTTDVAMFITMFGWFTMVISYIVYYVRQNQEDARRHLEYLKSLPSTQITKEFDTISTVL; via the coding sequence ATGTCAGAGGGCAGCTTGACATGGCTCCGGTTCAAGGTCGAGCAGTCAATGGCCTTGGGTAGTCTCCTACTGGTCTTTTCTTTGCTTCAGGCGGTCACCAGCACGTGCCCAAGAAGCTGCCAGTGTTTCGACAAGAACGGGAAATTTGTCCGCTGCACTGGCAAGAACCTGAAGGAAATCCCCAAGGACCTCCCTGCTGACACCGTGACCTTACATCTCAACTCCAACCGGATAACCAAAATACCCAGCAATGCCTTCAAAGACCTCTACCTACTCAAGGAACTGGATTTATCCAAAAACGCCATTGAGTCAATAGATATTGAAGCATTCAAAGGAATCCCTGAGGGCCTCAAGATGCTTGATCTGTCGAGCAACAGGATCCAGAGTGTGCCAAAGGAGGCCTTCAGTAAAATTAAAGCAAAGATCCGACTCTCAGACAACCCGTGGCACTGTGAATGCTCGCTGCAGCAGATCATCGAGGAGCTGACCCTTGACCCGGAAACGGTCAacgacttcatctgccactcctcggtgcAGGAGGAGTACGCCGGCCAGCCACTCATCCAGATCCTCGATTCAGGTATCAACTTCTGCAACATCCACCAGAAGACGACCGATGTCGCCATGTTCATCACCATGTTTGGCTGGTTCACCATGGTCATCTCCTACATCGTGTACTACGTGCGCCAGAATCAGGAAGATGCCAGGCGTCACCTCGAGTACCTTAAGTCGCTCCCAAGCACACAGATCACCAAGGAGTTTGACACCATCAGTACTGTACTGTGA